One segment of Allorhodopirellula heiligendammensis DNA contains the following:
- a CDS encoding sensor histidine kinase yields the protein MLRFFQSLFASMSLERKCLLFFGSALVVLMCGAFCVVLLLADRFVRMTTQQQARDVAATEMMLLHADAIYQNGVPSPRLELERQQVSALRSQLLSEDIEFDILGLEDPHPFDNLEPATPPGSPAERQLLAELEVMFRTRMANRLREDQPGLGKPVNLAEDAAMSRIGPGNRPLFKAIGPIQGRYIYYEPVFLTQDCIACHTPTGAAIALSPEIDPETRAAELPFRVKRVSMPDEKILNDTNQIRAAVVAMAMLIVAVTLFVLHAIVRYLVLQPLLHLRDVSDAITHGDTNQRAVIDTEDEFRELADAFNRMLRHLTETQTQLQSVNRELDARVDQFAQLNLQLYEANRLKTDFLANMSHELRTPLNSIIGFSEVLQGIDSLEDKQRRYATNIQKSGRLLLEMINDILDLAKVEAGKMEVRLSEFQISRLISAQCDMIQSLSEDKNISLSIDVPEDLPSAYQDPNKLGQIINNLLSNAIKFTPEGGMITIRVADLGDGRFRMSVIDTGVGIAEEDQPIIFEKFRQSTKVLEGDGLTREFAGTGLGLSIVKELSILLGGEIDFESELGRGSTFWVTLPYRLGEQDLDESPATLAISR from the coding sequence ATGCTGCGGTTTTTCCAAAGCCTATTCGCGTCAATGAGCCTGGAACGCAAATGTTTGCTGTTCTTCGGCTCAGCGCTGGTCGTGTTGATGTGCGGTGCTTTTTGCGTCGTCCTGCTGCTCGCCGACCGGTTCGTGCGGATGACGACACAGCAACAGGCACGCGACGTCGCTGCGACGGAGATGATGCTATTGCATGCCGATGCGATCTACCAGAATGGAGTCCCGAGCCCACGGCTCGAGCTGGAACGGCAGCAGGTTTCGGCACTGCGATCTCAACTGCTCAGTGAGGACATTGAATTCGACATCCTCGGCCTGGAAGACCCGCATCCCTTCGACAATCTGGAACCGGCCACGCCCCCTGGTTCTCCGGCGGAGCGGCAGCTGCTCGCAGAGCTCGAGGTGATGTTTCGGACCCGCATGGCGAATCGGCTGCGGGAGGACCAACCCGGGCTCGGTAAACCCGTGAATCTCGCGGAGGATGCAGCGATGAGCCGGATCGGACCGGGGAATCGCCCCCTATTCAAAGCCATCGGGCCGATCCAAGGACGCTACATCTATTATGAGCCGGTCTTTCTCACCCAAGACTGTATCGCCTGCCATACACCCACCGGGGCTGCGATCGCGTTGTCGCCTGAAATCGACCCGGAAACTCGCGCCGCTGAATTGCCCTTTCGAGTCAAACGGGTGAGCATGCCCGACGAGAAAATACTGAATGATACCAACCAGATCCGCGCCGCCGTTGTCGCGATGGCAATGCTCATCGTTGCCGTGACGCTGTTCGTCCTACACGCGATCGTTCGCTATCTCGTGCTCCAACCGCTATTGCACCTACGCGACGTCAGTGACGCCATCACGCATGGTGATACTAACCAACGCGCGGTGATTGATACTGAAGATGAATTTCGCGAACTCGCGGACGCTTTCAATCGCATGCTCCGACACCTGACCGAAACGCAGACTCAGCTCCAAAGTGTCAACCGTGAGCTCGATGCCCGGGTGGACCAGTTTGCGCAGCTGAATCTGCAGCTCTACGAAGCGAACCGATTGAAAACGGACTTTCTCGCCAATATGAGTCACGAACTGCGTACGCCCCTGAATAGCATCATCGGGTTCTCCGAAGTGCTCCAAGGAATTGACTCGCTCGAGGACAAACAGCGGCGGTATGCGACCAATATTCAAAAAAGTGGACGCCTCCTCCTTGAAATGATCAACGATATTCTCGACTTGGCAAAAGTCGAAGCCGGAAAAATGGAAGTACGGCTCAGTGAATTCCAAATTTCGCGATTGATCAGCGCACAATGTGACATGATCCAGTCACTCTCAGAAGATAAGAATATTTCGCTCTCCATCGATGTTCCCGAAGACCTGCCGAGTGCCTATCAAGATCCCAACAAATTAGGTCAAATTATTAATAATTTGCTCAGTAACGCGATCAAATTTACACCTGAGGGCGGCATGATCACGATCCGCGTTGCCGACTTGGGCGACGGCCGCTTTCGCATGTCCGTGATCGATACGGGAGTGGGGATTGCTGAGGAAGACCAGCCGATCATCTTCGAGAAGTTTCGCCAGAGCACGAAAGTGCTCGAGGGCGATGGCTTGACCCGTGAGTTTGCCGGCACCGGACTGGGGCTCTCGATCGTCAAAGAACTCTCCATCCTGCTCGGTGGAGAAATTGATTTCGAGAGCGAACTCGGCCGCGGCAGCACGTTTTGGGTGACGCTGCCCTATCGTCTAGGAGAGCAGGACCTCGACGAATCGCCCGCCACGCTGGCGATCAGCCGCTAG
- the greA gene encoding transcription elongation factor GreA — MVESVPMTREGYNKIKAEIHRLENVEMPLVTEKIAEAREEGDLKENAEYHAQRENQGMLMAKINELKDKIARASIIDLSKLPKDEVVFGCTVTVEDVAYGDEEQFTLVGAGDEDYDAGKILVTSPFGQGLLGKKVGEEAEIDVPAGKIKFKILKISFDL, encoded by the coding sequence ATGGTTGAATCCGTCCCCATGACCCGCGAGGGATACAACAAAATCAAGGCGGAGATTCACCGTCTCGAAAACGTGGAAATGCCGCTCGTCACCGAGAAAATAGCGGAAGCTCGTGAGGAAGGTGATCTCAAGGAGAACGCGGAGTATCACGCCCAGCGTGAGAATCAGGGAATGTTGATGGCTAAAATCAACGAGCTCAAGGATAAAATTGCGCGCGCTTCGATCATCGACTTGTCAAAGTTACCCAAGGACGAGGTCGTCTTTGGTTGCACGGTGACTGTGGAAGACGTCGCCTATGGGGACGAAGAGCAATTCACGCTCGTCGGTGCGGGAGATGAAGACTATGACGCTGGAAAAATTCTGGTAACGAGTCCCTTCGGGCAAGGTCTGCTGGGCAAAAAGGTTGGCGAGGAAGCTGAAATCGATGTCCCGGCCGGCAAAATTAAATTCAAAATCTTGAAGATCTCTTTTGATCTCTAG
- a CDS encoding DUF1559 domain-containing protein: protein MSHQPRSVRGFTLVELLVVIAIIGVLVGLLLPAVQAAREAARRMSCSNNFKQIGLAVHNYHSAYNNLPVHASGTYAVGGRDPWDVNPGREISSNKRLSFLVGLTPFLEQQALWAQISNPLAINSNGSAKSPPWQAMGPHPDRVQYPPWATEVKTLRCPSDPGTGLPSLGRTNYAACMGDSAVYSRDSYLDVDEVASGAVLPYASDTAHANASGSAQRGMFVNGRAIKFRDTLDGLSNTIMCGEITTDLGDNDNRTTVPTNVGGHASPNEKNQCRLDPSYAEPYIDPERPSFWISAGLTKNATWGRGYRWHDYMPPYSQMTTVLGPNKQLCSEGRDHRDVVTPPSSRHQGGVHVLMGDGAVRFVTDSIEAGNKNAPQVANRAGSPAPGSQSPFGLWGSLGSRAAREVISGDF from the coding sequence GTGTCACATCAACCTCGTAGTGTCAGGGGGTTCACGTTAGTGGAACTTCTGGTCGTCATCGCCATCATCGGCGTGCTGGTTGGGCTGCTATTGCCCGCCGTGCAGGCAGCCCGGGAAGCCGCTCGGCGGATGAGTTGCAGTAACAATTTCAAGCAGATCGGACTGGCCGTCCACAATTATCATTCGGCATACAACAACTTGCCTGTGCATGCATCAGGCACTTACGCGGTAGGCGGTCGCGATCCATGGGACGTCAATCCCGGTCGCGAAATCTCATCGAATAAGCGGCTATCGTTCTTGGTAGGTCTCACTCCATTCTTGGAGCAACAGGCTCTGTGGGCTCAAATATCCAACCCGCTGGCGATCAACTCAAATGGCTCTGCGAAATCACCGCCATGGCAGGCGATGGGCCCGCACCCTGATCGTGTTCAATATCCGCCCTGGGCGACCGAAGTTAAAACGCTCCGCTGCCCCAGCGACCCCGGGACGGGCCTGCCATCCTTGGGGCGGACCAACTATGCGGCATGCATGGGTGATTCTGCGGTCTATTCGCGAGACTCTTATCTCGATGTTGATGAAGTCGCGTCCGGTGCTGTGTTGCCTTACGCTTCCGACACCGCCCACGCCAATGCCTCTGGATCTGCTCAGCGTGGGATGTTTGTGAACGGTCGAGCGATCAAGTTCCGTGATACACTCGATGGACTCTCCAATACAATCATGTGCGGCGAGATCACCACCGACCTCGGCGATAACGACAACCGAACCACAGTGCCTACCAACGTTGGCGGGCATGCGTCGCCCAATGAAAAAAATCAGTGTCGACTCGATCCGTCTTATGCGGAGCCATACATCGACCCAGAACGTCCTAGTTTCTGGATCTCAGCTGGGTTGACCAAGAACGCGACATGGGGTCGAGGGTACCGCTGGCACGATTACATGCCTCCTTACTCGCAGATGACGACTGTCTTGGGGCCCAACAAGCAACTGTGCTCGGAAGGTCGTGACCATCGCGATGTTGTGACTCCGCCCTCGAGCCGACACCAAGGCGGCGTGCACGTCCTGATGGGCGATGGTGCGGTCCGATTTGTCACCGATTCAATTGAAGCGGGCAACAAGAATGCACCACAAGTCGCCAACCGTGCAGGTTCGCCAGCGCCGGGTAGCCAGAGCCCGTTTGGGCTATGGGGATCGCTGGGTTCGCGTGCTGCACGGGAAGTCATTAGCGGTGACTTCTAA
- the hisG gene encoding ATP phosphoribosyltransferase, with protein sequence MISDSHLRLGIPSKGRLSELATDLLSQAGLRFRRQNRGLFARVSGMSVDLVYLRTDDIPTLCAEGAIDMGITGGDLVEESGAAVQERMKFGVGRCRLAFCVPDDTKIASASELDGKRVATSFPNVTRRYLADHGATAHLVSLAGSVEAMIQLGVADAIVDLVETGSTLAANRLRILEEIGHYETVLIQNESRRLGDVADSLVQRLEGVVIARDYSLIQYNVPRAGLAAAEKVTPGFNSPTINSLEDPDWCSVQVMVRRGEVVDVMDQLKAIGATAVFEMTLNNCRL encoded by the coding sequence ATGATTTCTGACTCACATCTGCGACTCGGTATTCCTAGCAAAGGACGCTTGAGCGAACTTGCCACAGATTTATTGTCACAGGCTGGATTGCGTTTTCGCCGGCAAAATCGCGGCCTGTTCGCCCGCGTCAGCGGCATGAGTGTCGATCTCGTGTACCTGCGCACCGATGATATCCCGACGCTCTGCGCTGAGGGCGCTATCGACATGGGAATTACCGGCGGTGATCTTGTCGAGGAATCCGGCGCAGCGGTTCAGGAACGTATGAAATTTGGAGTAGGTCGCTGTCGACTCGCGTTCTGCGTGCCTGACGACACCAAGATTGCATCGGCCTCGGAACTGGATGGAAAACGAGTTGCCACCAGCTTCCCCAACGTTACCCGTCGATATCTGGCCGATCATGGTGCGACAGCCCATCTCGTCTCGCTCGCAGGCAGCGTTGAGGCGATGATCCAGCTGGGTGTTGCCGATGCAATCGTCGACCTGGTCGAAACCGGCAGCACGCTGGCCGCCAACCGTCTCCGCATCCTCGAAGAAATTGGGCACTATGAAACCGTCCTGATCCAAAACGAAAGCCGGCGTCTCGGTGACGTTGCTGACAGCCTGGTCCAGCGACTTGAAGGCGTCGTCATCGCCCGCGACTACTCCCTGATCCAGTACAACGTGCCTCGCGCCGGATTGGCGGCTGCGGAAAAGGTTACTCCGGGATTTAATTCCCCCACTATCAACTCGCTTGAAGATCCTGACTGGTGCAGCGTGCAGGTAATGGTTCGTCGTGGCGAAGTCGTTGATGTGATGGACCAGCTCAAAGCGATCGGCGCTACAGCCGTGTTCGAAATGACTCTCAACAACTGTCGGTTGTAA
- a CDS encoding peroxiredoxin, with amino-acid sequence MRFHRFLTFAVLALVSVSAFAVDVGEKAPSIEAKDDTGEVWKSSEHIGKKVIVLYFYPADMTGGCTAQACGYRDKMEDFTEAGVEVVGVSGDSAENHRIFKKAHELNFTLLADNDGEVAKKFGVPVTLGDKTVVKQIDGEQTSLLRTATAKRWTFVIDRDGKIVHKDSAVKAQQDPATVEKVIQTLK; translated from the coding sequence ATGCGATTCCACCGTTTCCTCACTTTTGCAGTCCTGGCTCTCGTTTCGGTTTCCGCGTTCGCTGTAGACGTCGGTGAGAAAGCCCCCAGTATTGAAGCTAAGGATGACACCGGCGAAGTTTGGAAATCATCCGAACACATCGGCAAGAAGGTCATTGTCCTGTACTTCTATCCCGCAGACATGACCGGTGGCTGCACGGCACAGGCCTGTGGATATCGCGACAAGATGGAGGACTTTACCGAGGCGGGTGTGGAAGTCGTGGGAGTCAGCGGCGACTCGGCGGAGAACCACCGGATCTTCAAGAAAGCTCACGAATTAAACTTCACCTTGTTGGCTGACAACGATGGGGAAGTCGCCAAGAAATTTGGGGTGCCTGTGACGTTGGGCGACAAGACGGTGGTCAAACAGATCGATGGGGAGCAAACGTCGCTGTTGCGAACCGCAACCGCCAAGCGATGGACATTCGTAATCGATCGGGATGGAAAGATTGTGCATAAGGATTCCGCCGTCAAGGCCCAGCAAGATCCTGCGACCGTCGAGAAAGTGATCCAAACGCTGAAATAA
- the hisE gene encoding phosphoribosyl-ATP diphosphatase: MPESLAPLDRLMATLTRRAAERPSGSYTTKLLDGGAAAIGAKIREEAEELIEAAAESGQDGRNHTVYEAGDLIYHTLVMLAWRGISLDEVAAELARREGTSGLAEKAARNSDQDQSRTQP, encoded by the coding sequence GTGCCTGAATCGCTTGCACCGCTCGATCGCCTGATGGCGACGCTCACCCGACGCGCCGCTGAACGCCCGTCGGGCTCATATACGACAAAATTGCTCGATGGTGGCGCAGCGGCAATCGGAGCGAAGATTCGGGAGGAAGCGGAGGAATTGATCGAGGCGGCGGCTGAAAGCGGCCAGGACGGGCGCAACCACACAGTTTATGAAGCCGGCGATCTGATTTACCACACACTTGTCATGCTCGCTTGGCGAGGCATTTCGCTCGACGAGGTTGCTGCGGAACTCGCTCGCCGTGAAGGCACCTCGGGGCTGGCCGAAAAGGCCGCCCGGAACTCCGACCAAGACCAATCGAGGACCCAGCCATGA
- a CDS encoding retropepsin-like aspartic protease family protein yields the protein MSPAFPISARRRGPRVARWSTVLIVIVTFSSSANAQSDDTAQPGAGSQVTESPNLTYSDAVVEKADRVLFDAGMRRSGNTIQSTQSAELSRLISSLARDRRELRLQQKAFAENQGKLAELEHKIDQLRHNDGDLNLELARVAGLDVGKNNRLVALINATRTQIGQLRKQGTEYEKAMQVARGELNTAEQEYAESVFQIRKQLDDLEQSIEVKLADRHVQIALTVMQANFNVPADVDADQIMRVVEARLREFEKEVFQETIALDTTGSGPLFTMVSVNRQSIRMIVDSGATLVTLPAEAAEELQVSVPDDAPILRMQLANGQQISGRRVSLASVRVGQFEAKDVDAVVLEPIDHRAQPLLGLSYLNRYKFELDSAGKTLGLLRVDESDAQDAKNR from the coding sequence ATGTCGCCCGCGTTCCCCATTTCAGCTCGTCGACGTGGCCCACGAGTCGCTCGTTGGTCCACTGTCCTGATCGTGATCGTGACGTTTTCATCATCCGCGAACGCGCAGTCGGACGACACCGCTCAACCTGGGGCGGGCTCGCAAGTTACGGAGTCGCCGAACCTCACCTATTCTGATGCTGTTGTAGAAAAAGCTGATCGCGTGCTGTTCGACGCGGGCATGCGACGCAGTGGCAATACCATTCAAAGCACACAGTCGGCAGAGCTGTCACGTCTCATCAGTAGTCTTGCTCGGGACCGTCGCGAACTCCGACTCCAGCAGAAAGCGTTCGCTGAAAACCAGGGCAAGCTCGCGGAGTTGGAACACAAAATTGATCAACTGCGACACAACGATGGTGATTTGAACCTCGAACTCGCTCGTGTCGCCGGACTCGATGTAGGCAAGAACAACCGCCTGGTTGCGTTGATCAATGCCACCCGCACCCAAATCGGACAGCTCCGTAAACAAGGCACCGAATACGAAAAGGCCATGCAGGTGGCGCGAGGGGAACTGAATACGGCCGAGCAAGAGTACGCAGAATCGGTGTTCCAAATTCGTAAACAGCTCGACGATTTGGAGCAATCAATCGAGGTGAAACTGGCAGATCGGCACGTGCAGATTGCGTTAACAGTGATGCAGGCCAATTTCAACGTTCCCGCTGACGTGGATGCCGACCAAATTATGCGCGTGGTCGAGGCTCGATTACGCGAATTTGAAAAGGAAGTGTTCCAAGAAACCATTGCGTTGGATACCACCGGCAGCGGTCCCCTATTCACGATGGTCAGCGTCAATCGGCAATCCATCCGCATGATCGTCGACAGCGGAGCCACACTGGTGACGTTGCCTGCCGAAGCTGCGGAAGAATTGCAGGTGTCGGTTCCTGACGACGCCCCCATTTTACGCATGCAACTCGCCAATGGGCAGCAAATCAGCGGCCGTCGGGTGTCTCTGGCCAGCGTCAGGGTGGGCCAGTTCGAAGCGAAAGATGTCGACGCGGTCGTGCTCGAACCCATCGACCATCGAGCCCAACCGCTTCTCGGCCTGAGCTATCTCAATCGATATAAGTTTGAGTTAGACTCCGCGGGAAAGACGCTCGGGCTGCTACGTGTTGATGAGTCCGACGCTCAAGACGCGAAGAATCGTTGA
- a CDS encoding Fpg/Nei family DNA glycosylase, translating to MPELPEVETMCRGIRPIVGMRVATVTQPPCPCRPCVVEPAIGELHRRLAGQEVIAIERRGKRVVIVFEHADRLIIEPRMSGLVLLADPPNADYLRLRIDFADGSLALHERDSVAESCDDSAVAAPRSTAGPLLVWDRRGLGTIRLLSPEEYEIQVNSRLGEDALTISAEELRRCLGGSGRAIKVALLDQTAVAGIGNLYAAEILFVAGVDPRVRCSKLSRPQWSRLHVAIGDVLREAITHEGSTLSDGTYRNALNRSGGYQNMHRVYDRAGEICPRCREGTIERIVQAQRSTFFCPRCQRRTGKHVAVGEVSSRD from the coding sequence ATGCCGGAGTTACCGGAAGTCGAAACGATGTGCCGTGGCATTCGCCCAATCGTTGGGATGAGAGTGGCGACAGTGACGCAGCCCCCGTGCCCTTGCCGCCCGTGCGTAGTGGAACCCGCGATCGGCGAGCTCCACCGTCGTCTCGCTGGCCAAGAAGTCATCGCGATTGAACGCCGAGGGAAACGGGTAGTGATCGTGTTCGAGCATGCAGATCGACTCATCATTGAACCGCGGATGAGCGGGCTGGTGCTCCTGGCCGACCCGCCCAACGCCGACTATCTCAGGCTGCGAATCGATTTTGCCGATGGCTCACTGGCACTCCATGAGCGCGACAGTGTAGCAGAATCATGCGATGACTCTGCTGTCGCCGCACCACGGTCGACTGCGGGACCGTTGCTGGTCTGGGACCGCCGCGGGCTCGGTACGATCCGCTTACTGAGTCCGGAGGAGTATGAAATACAGGTTAATTCTCGTTTGGGCGAAGATGCATTGACGATCTCCGCGGAGGAGCTGCGACGTTGTCTCGGCGGCAGTGGGCGGGCGATCAAGGTCGCTCTCCTCGACCAAACAGCGGTCGCCGGAATTGGGAATCTGTACGCTGCAGAAATCCTGTTCGTTGCTGGCGTCGATCCAAGGGTGCGGTGTAGCAAGCTCAGCCGCCCGCAATGGTCACGTTTACACGTCGCTATCGGCGATGTACTGCGTGAAGCGATCACTCATGAAGGCAGTACGCTGAGCGATGGCACCTATCGCAATGCGCTCAATAGGTCGGGCGGCTACCAAAATATGCATCGTGTTTACGACCGGGCTGGGGAGATCTGCCCGCGTTGTCGCGAGGGGACAATCGAGCGAATCGTTCAAGCCCAGCGATCCACATTCTTTTGCCCGCGGTGTCAACGGCGGACCGGAAAGCATGTGGCGGTTGGCGAAGTCTCCTCGCGCGACTAA
- a CDS encoding cation:proton antiporter yields the protein MTTNCVNHTELEPLIELSKTLILLEAYDLTLVVVGLGVLGLAALLHRFENLPFSFPILALALGYIAFALPLGLTPPDPRQHGSIAVHLTEIGVIISLFGVGLKIDRLPNLRTWSSTWRMLGICMPLTMVGVALLGWWMVGLAPAAAVLLAAALAPTDPVLASDVQVGEPEPEVPDDERVASDEGRSPNRAPAEREDELRFTLTSEAGLNDSLAFPFTYLSLFMLTGGLSASDWFTQWLLIDVFYRVFAGVTAGVAVGWVLTHVLLRLPVKSEQEKMNVGVGALAATLLLYSLTECVGGYGFLAVFIGGLTIRHREPTQQSHQSLHIFAEQAEQLLMTGILIALGGAIAGGLFASLTWEAALLGVLLIFVVRPGAGMVALAGEKRLSGLDRCIASFFGIRGIGCLYYLAYGVHEGEFRDENLLWAACAFTIALSVVVHGVSASPVIRFRDRRARTAGEG from the coding sequence ATGACGACCAACTGTGTGAATCACACGGAGCTGGAACCTTTGATCGAATTATCCAAGACGCTCATTTTGCTGGAAGCCTACGACCTCACGCTGGTTGTCGTTGGATTAGGCGTGCTGGGATTAGCGGCATTATTGCATCGGTTTGAGAATCTGCCATTCTCATTTCCGATTCTGGCCCTCGCCCTGGGCTACATCGCGTTTGCCCTGCCACTGGGCCTTACACCGCCCGACCCTCGACAGCACGGATCAATTGCCGTTCACCTGACAGAGATTGGAGTGATCATCTCATTGTTTGGGGTGGGGTTGAAGATTGATCGATTGCCGAACCTACGCACCTGGAGTTCGACTTGGAGGATGCTCGGGATCTGCATGCCGCTGACGATGGTCGGCGTCGCCCTATTGGGCTGGTGGATGGTTGGCCTGGCACCCGCGGCGGCCGTCTTGCTGGCCGCAGCGCTCGCTCCAACCGACCCTGTTTTGGCTTCAGACGTGCAAGTTGGTGAGCCTGAACCGGAAGTGCCCGATGATGAAAGGGTGGCGAGCGACGAGGGGAGATCGCCGAACCGAGCGCCTGCGGAACGGGAGGACGAACTTCGTTTTACCCTTACGTCCGAGGCAGGGTTGAACGATTCTTTGGCTTTTCCATTCACTTACCTGTCACTGTTCATGTTGACCGGAGGACTTTCAGCGAGCGATTGGTTTACCCAATGGTTATTAATTGACGTTTTCTACCGTGTTTTCGCGGGTGTTACCGCAGGCGTTGCCGTCGGCTGGGTGCTGACGCACGTTCTGTTGCGTCTGCCCGTTAAATCGGAGCAGGAAAAGATGAACGTCGGGGTGGGAGCATTGGCCGCAACATTGCTATTGTATAGCCTGACCGAATGCGTTGGAGGTTATGGTTTCCTGGCTGTGTTTATTGGCGGTTTAACCATCCGCCACCGAGAGCCTACGCAACAATCGCACCAGTCGCTGCACATTTTTGCCGAACAGGCGGAGCAGTTGCTCATGACGGGGATCCTGATCGCTTTGGGAGGCGCGATCGCAGGCGGCCTATTTGCGTCATTAACATGGGAAGCGGCACTGTTGGGGGTGCTACTGATATTCGTGGTGCGTCCCGGCGCAGGAATGGTCGCACTAGCGGGCGAGAAACGGCTGTCAGGTCTGGACCGATGTATCGCAAGCTTTTTTGGCATTCGCGGAATCGGATGCCTTTACTACTTGGCGTACGGGGTGCATGAAGGAGAGTTTCGGGACGAAAACCTGTTGTGGGCCGCGTGTGCCTTTACGATCGCCTTGTCGGTCGTCGTTCACGGCGTGTCTGCCTCACCAGTGATTCGGTTTCGAGACAGACGCGCGCGAACGGCGGGTGAGGGCTAG
- the yacG gene encoding DNA gyrase inhibitor YacG encodes MDASSMKPVPMTCPTCARKFLSDESPTPPFCTSRCQLIDLGRWFNEEIGVPFEGDAEDTPVEYREESDEPYRE; translated from the coding sequence ATGGATGCCTCCAGCATGAAACCGGTTCCCATGACGTGCCCAACTTGTGCAAGAAAATTCCTTTCTGACGAGTCGCCGACGCCGCCATTTTGCACTTCCCGATGCCAGCTGATTGACCTGGGGAGGTGGTTCAACGAAGAAATTGGAGTGCCTTTCGAAGGCGACGCCGAGGACACCCCGGTGGAATATCGAGAAGAATCCGACGAACCTTACCGGGAATGA